In a genomic window of Vidua chalybeata isolate OUT-0048 chromosome 30, bVidCha1 merged haplotype, whole genome shotgun sequence:
- the LOC128801424 gene encoding uncharacterized protein LOC128801424: MPVSFRVPHDLRYIAKALFAPTECDLWEIHWKKLLKPLLRKYDLAEVVGEGDEAMEALAGEGEFSSPEDQILLAQELLQDIAAAGKEALLKIPDATRVPASGKLAAKREEGPRDDTKWPFSASQPPDHQGGRVAARPSPAVQRSHEDGLRLFRRTGTLNQGNHQVLRSSVTISLQDEDLTRIPAGFLGPLHDCRDTTVLILEDSFNMPNEITILPEGKSVQMRLMADTGADVTIIPRWRNLPQS; encoded by the exons TCCCCCATGATTTAAGGTATATTGCTAAGGCACTGTTTGCTCCCACCGAATGCGACCTCTGggagattcattggaaaaaactgttgaaaccacTCCTGCGCAAGTATGATCtcgcagaggtggtgggagagggggatgaggcaatggaagcccttgctggagaaggggagttcagcagtccggaggaccaaattctactagcacaggagctgcttcaggacataGCAGCAGCGGGAAAGGAGGCACTCCTGAAGATACCGGATG CGACAAGGGTACCAGCCAGCGGGAAACTGGCGGCGAAGCGCGAGGAAGGGCCGCGCGACGACACCAAGtggcccttctcagcatcccagcctcccgACCATCAGGGAGGACGAGTGGCCGCGCGGCCAAGTCCAGCAGTTCAGCGCAGCCACGAGGACGGACTCCGCCTCTTCCGCCGGACAGGTACCCTAAATCAGGGCAATCATCAGGTCCTCCGCAGCAGCgtcaccatctctctccaggatgaggacctgacgagaattcctgctgggttcctgggcCCCCTCCACGACTGTCGGGACACCACCGTGCTCATCTTAGAAGACTCCTTCAACATGCCaaatgaaatcaccatcttacctgag ggaaagtcgGTGCAGATGCggctcatggcagacacaggagctgacgTGACCATCATCCCCAG atggCGGAACTTGCCGCAGTCATGA